Proteins from a single region of Primulina tabacum isolate GXHZ01 chromosome 5, ASM2559414v2, whole genome shotgun sequence:
- the LOC142544467 gene encoding uncharacterized protein LOC142544467 — MNSSEQTAFVPGQRIKDNIIVAFECVHTLKRRSRGRKGLMALKLDMSKAYDLVKWLFLVESLLRECEGRQVERDKMQSRSSDLTHLIFADDSLLFATVGETSCAEINDLLTHFERASGHVINLQKLFSPNSTPRMRKLVLSRLGMSRDYAYSNYLGLPACVGRSKARIFDEVKERGMEKTTRVERKAFFNWGP; from the exons ATGAACTCATCCGAACAAACAGCTTTTGTTCCGGGCCAACGTATAAAAGATAATATAATTGTGGCTTTTGAGTGTGTTCATACTCTTAAACGTCGATCAAGAGGGAGGAAAGGTTTAATGGCTCTGAAGTTGGACATGAGTAAGGCTTATGATCTGGTGAAATGGCTGTTCCTTGTGGAA TCTCTTTTGCGAGAGTGTGAGGGGAGGCAGGTTGAAAGGGATAAAATGCAGTCAAGGAGCTCCGATCTCACTCACTTAATTTTTGCCGATGATAGCTTATTGTTTGCTACTGTTGGTGAGACTAGTTGTGCTGAGATCAATGACTTGCTAACACATTTTGAAAGGGCTTCTGGTCATGTTATTAATTTACAAAAATTGTTCAGTCCTAATTCTACTCCTCGTATGAGGAAGTTGGTACTGTCTCGATTAGGTATGAGTCGAGATTATGCTTACTCAAATTATCTGGGCCTCCCAGCTTGTGTGGGTAGGAGTAAAGCTCGGATTTTTGATGAGGTGAAAGAAAGAGGTATGGAGAAAACCACAAGGGTGGAAAGGAAAGCTTTTTTCAACTGGGGGCCGTGA